Proteins found in one Acinetobacter sp. XH1741 genomic segment:
- a CDS encoding cysteine hydrolase family protein, translating into MKQALLVIDVQNDYFKNGKMELVGPDQALDKIKQLEQYFNDKNLPIIYVQHINPPQASFFQENTDGVLLHPELIADSDSLIVTKHYPNSFLETNLDELLKTHQIEQLVITGMMTHMCIDSGTRAAKELGYQPILIADATATRDLSHAGKTVKAEDVQTTFLTALSTFANVQNTADFLANA; encoded by the coding sequence ATGAAACAAGCACTGTTAGTTATCGATGTACAAAACGATTATTTTAAAAATGGCAAAATGGAATTGGTTGGACCAGATCAAGCGCTCGATAAAATAAAGCAGCTCGAACAATATTTTAACGATAAAAACTTGCCGATTATTTATGTACAACATATTAACCCGCCACAAGCCAGTTTCTTCCAAGAAAATACAGATGGGGTTTTACTTCATCCCGAACTTATTGCTGATAGTGATTCATTAATCGTGACAAAGCATTATCCAAACAGTTTTTTAGAAACCAATTTAGATGAACTTCTAAAAACACATCAAATTGAGCAACTTGTGATTACAGGTATGATGACTCATATGTGTATTGATTCAGGGACACGCGCAGCCAAAGAACTTGGCTATCAACCCATCTTAATTGCAGATGCCACCGCAACACGTGATTTAAGCCATGCTGGAAAGACTGTAAAAGCTGAAGATGTGCAAACCACTTTTTTAACTGCGCTGAGTACATTTGCAAATGTACAAAATACTGCGGACTTTTTAGCAAATGCTTAA
- a CDS encoding winged helix-turn-helix transcriptional regulator: protein MNIELDPIDLKIIALLKQDSRLTNKEIGQRVHRTGQAVGARIAQLMDAGVIKNYTIAVQYMHKQFIHLHLNEQRAFEEIENLVKQYEQIDECFKVMGNACYMIVSHFEPPALNEFIEALSKWCRYSVETVVREV from the coding sequence ATGAATATTGAATTAGACCCGATTGATCTAAAAATTATTGCATTACTCAAGCAAGATTCACGCTTAACAAATAAAGAAATAGGGCAGCGTGTGCACCGGACAGGGCAGGCTGTGGGTGCTCGGATTGCTCAGTTGATGGATGCTGGGGTGATCAAGAATTACACCATTGCCGTGCAATACATGCATAAACAATTTATTCATTTGCATTTAAATGAACAGCGCGCATTTGAAGAAATTGAAAATTTAGTCAAGCAATATGAACAAATCGATGAGTGCTTTAAAGTGATGGGCAATGCCTGTTATATGATTGTCAGTCATTTTGAACCGCCAGCATTGAATGAATTTATTGAGGCTCTTTCAAAATGGTGTCGTTATTCGGTTGAAACTGTAGTTCGAGAAGTTTGA
- a CDS encoding response regulator transcription factor has translation MNILIVDDHPLFRHALIQAVRYSLPQAQIHETASVDEFYERLENGAEPDLVLLDLNLPGASGFSALVYVRAQYPSIPIIVVSAHEETSIIQRAIAHGAMGYIPKSAHPSHIGEAIRQVLDGEIWLPPNLPSNLNLDPRAADETALAERIQSLTPQQFRVLMMVAEGLLNKQIAYELDVSEATIKAHVTAIFRKLGVQNRTQAVLAISALNIEDKKI, from the coding sequence ATGAATATTTTAATCGTTGATGATCATCCTTTGTTTCGTCATGCTTTAATTCAGGCAGTACGTTATAGCCTGCCACAGGCACAAATTCATGAAACAGCTTCGGTTGATGAGTTTTATGAGCGTTTGGAAAATGGGGCAGAACCTGATCTAGTATTACTCGATTTAAATTTACCGGGTGCCTCAGGCTTTTCTGCGCTGGTTTATGTAAGAGCACAGTATCCATCTATTCCAATTATTGTGGTTTCTGCACATGAAGAAACTTCAATTATTCAGCGTGCAATTGCACATGGTGCAATGGGTTATATTCCTAAGTCGGCTCATCCAAGTCATATTGGTGAAGCGATCCGTCAGGTGTTAGATGGGGAAATCTGGTTACCGCCAAACTTACCATCTAATCTTAATCTTGACCCGAGAGCAGCAGATGAAACTGCTTTGGCCGAGCGTATTCAATCTTTAACACCTCAGCAATTCCGTGTATTGATGATGGTTGCAGAAGGTCTGTTAAATAAACAGATTGCCTACGAACTCGATGTTTCAGAAGCAACGATTAAAGCCCACGTGACAGCCATCTTTAGAAAATTAGGTGTGCAAAACCGTACACAGGCTGTACTGGCAATTAGTGCACTCAATATTGAAGATAAAAAAATCTAA
- a CDS encoding mechanosensitive ion channel family protein — translation MADEQKSLTEVAKNTGELLQEAGTKTTQTVLAHTEKYHDAYTTIDKIVDSFWERVPYICIAITVFIIFWLLTKFFKFFVRKTLENRSYTRQNLVLVLNRVGSTAILFFGFLIALVIMIPGFTPGQLMSALGIGSVAIGFAFKDIFQNLLSGILILLSEPFRIGDSIVVNSLEGTVEDIQIRATFLRSPDGRRIVIPNATVYTSALTVNTAYQQRRCEFVVGIGYDDDEQKAKKIILDILNNDRNVLSQPSFSVNVTALADFSVNLTVRWWINTTETDISSSTSTIQAEVKQAFNANGINIPYPIQELKMAANHLPLSSENSSK, via the coding sequence GTGGCTGATGAACAAAAATCCTTAACGGAAGTTGCAAAAAATACAGGTGAGCTTTTGCAAGAAGCAGGCACTAAAACCACCCAAACAGTTTTAGCGCATACTGAAAAATATCATGATGCCTATACCACTATCGACAAAATTGTAGATAGTTTTTGGGAACGTGTACCTTATATTTGCATTGCGATTACCGTTTTTATTATTTTTTGGCTACTCACCAAATTTTTTAAGTTCTTTGTTCGTAAAACTTTAGAAAACCGCTCTTATACACGTCAAAATCTAGTTCTAGTTTTAAACCGTGTTGGTAGTACAGCAATTTTATTCTTTGGTTTCTTAATTGCTTTAGTCATTATGATTCCGGGGTTTACACCAGGGCAACTCATGAGTGCGTTGGGGATCGGCTCTGTCGCAATTGGTTTTGCATTTAAAGATATTTTCCAAAACTTGCTCTCTGGTATTTTAATTCTACTCAGTGAACCATTCCGTATTGGCGACTCAATTGTTGTAAATTCACTTGAAGGAACGGTTGAAGATATTCAGATTCGTGCAACTTTCTTACGCTCACCAGATGGTCGTCGTATTGTTATTCCAAACGCAACTGTTTATACGAGTGCTTTAACTGTAAATACAGCTTACCAGCAACGACGCTGTGAATTTGTAGTAGGTATTGGCTATGACGATGATGAACAAAAAGCGAAAAAAATTATTTTAGATATTCTAAATAATGACCGGAATGTACTCAGTCAGCCTTCGTTCTCTGTCAATGTAACAGCTTTGGCAGATTTCTCGGTTAACCTTACGGTACGCTGGTGGATTAATACCACTGAAACCGATATTTCGTCATCTACCAGTACAATTCAGGCCGAAGTAAAACAAGCATTTAATGCTAACGGCATTAATATTCCTTACCCTATTCAGGAATTAAAAATGGCCGCAAATCATTTACCTTTGAGCTCTGAAAACTCAAGTAAATAG
- the acs gene encoding acetate--CoA ligase, giving the protein MNEIYPVPEEFKQTARTVEADYFKRYQHSIEKPDEFWAEQAKIVDWIKPFTQVKNTSFDKDNFKIEWFADGELNVSANCLDRHLKEHPHKPAIIWEGDHPSRHKIVSYKELHDEVCRFANVLKKYGIGKGDRVVLYMPMVTEAAIAMLACARIGAVHCVVFGGFSPDSLASRIQDSQAKLVITADSSLRAGKLLPLKENVDLALALPGTECVENVVVVYRNANPIEMKPGRDLWYHLIIMEVDANCPPEPMKAEDPLFILYTSGSTGKPKGVLHTTGGYLVYVASTFKEVFDLKQDDVYWCTADIGWITGHSYLIYGPLANGTTTLMFEGVPQYPTWARLGHVVDKHKVSILYTAPTAIRAMMREGDSYVRESNRSSLRLLGSVGEPINPEAWNWYYTVVGESRCPIVDTWWQTETGGILIAPLPGATALKPGSATRPLFGVQPAIVDGEGNELEGAVEGNLVIKDSWPGQMRTIWGDPDRFIEAYFSTFKNTYFTGDGARRDEDGYYWITGRVDDVLNVSGHRLGTAEIESALVSHEAVAEAAVVGMPHEIKGQGICTFVTLQAGVPESEELRKELINWVRKVLGPVASPDALHWAPALPKTRSGKIMRRILRKIAANELDSLGDTSTLAEPAVVDQLIATVYPDKQK; this is encoded by the coding sequence ATGAATGAGATCTATCCAGTACCAGAGGAATTTAAACAAACAGCTCGTACTGTTGAAGCAGACTACTTTAAACGTTATCAACACTCTATCGAGAAGCCAGATGAATTCTGGGCAGAGCAAGCTAAAATTGTCGATTGGATAAAACCATTTACCCAAGTTAAAAATACCAGTTTTGACAAAGACAATTTCAAAATTGAATGGTTTGCTGATGGTGAGTTAAACGTATCAGCAAACTGCCTAGACAGGCATCTAAAAGAACACCCTCATAAACCCGCCATTATTTGGGAAGGGGATCATCCTTCTCGTCATAAAATCGTTTCTTATAAAGAATTACACGATGAAGTTTGTCGCTTTGCCAATGTTTTAAAGAAATATGGCATTGGTAAAGGTGACCGCGTTGTATTGTATATGCCAATGGTGACTGAGGCTGCAATTGCCATGCTAGCCTGTGCCCGCATTGGTGCGGTTCACTGTGTGGTCTTTGGTGGTTTCTCACCAGATTCTTTGGCAAGCCGTATTCAAGATAGCCAAGCTAAACTGGTGATTACCGCAGACTCAAGTCTACGTGCAGGAAAATTATTACCGCTCAAAGAAAATGTCGATTTGGCTTTAGCGCTACCCGGCACAGAGTGTGTTGAAAATGTCGTTGTGGTTTACCGTAATGCTAACCCGATTGAAATGAAACCGGGGCGCGATTTGTGGTATCACCTCATTATTATGGAGGTTGATGCTAACTGTCCTCCAGAGCCTATGAAGGCCGAAGACCCGTTATTTATTCTTTATACTTCGGGTTCAACTGGTAAGCCTAAAGGTGTATTACATACTACAGGTGGATATCTGGTTTATGTGGCAAGTACCTTTAAAGAGGTATTCGATTTAAAACAAGATGATGTGTACTGGTGTACAGCCGATATCGGCTGGATTACAGGGCATAGTTATTTGATTTATGGGCCACTCGCGAATGGTACCACGACCTTAATGTTTGAAGGTGTGCCTCAATATCCAACATGGGCACGCCTTGGCCATGTGGTCGATAAACACAAAGTTTCTATCTTATATACAGCGCCAACTGCGATTCGCGCCATGATGCGAGAAGGTGACTCGTATGTACGTGAAAGTAACCGTAGTAGCTTACGTTTACTGGGTTCAGTGGGTGAACCGATTAACCCTGAGGCTTGGAACTGGTACTACACTGTAGTAGGTGAGAGCCGCTGTCCGATTGTTGATACATGGTGGCAAACTGAAACGGGCGGTATTTTGATTGCACCCTTACCAGGTGCAACAGCCCTAAAACCGGGTTCGGCAACACGTCCGCTATTTGGTGTACAGCCTGCTATTGTAGATGGTGAAGGCAATGAGCTAGAGGGTGCAGTGGAAGGCAACCTTGTGATTAAAGATTCATGGCCAGGTCAAATGCGTACCATTTGGGGTGACCCAGATCGCTTTATTGAGGCTTATTTCTCGACCTTTAAAAATACTTACTTCACAGGTGATGGCGCGCGCCGTGATGAAGATGGATATTACTGGATCACAGGTCGTGTTGATGATGTCTTAAACGTTTCAGGCCACCGTTTAGGTACTGCTGAAATTGAAAGTGCTCTTGTTTCGCATGAAGCGGTGGCAGAAGCAGCAGTGGTGGGTATGCCTCACGAGATTAAAGGCCAAGGTATTTGTACTTTTGTGACCTTACAAGCAGGTGTTCCAGAGTCAGAAGAACTGCGTAAAGAGTTAATTAATTGGGTACGTAAAGTGCTTGGCCCAGTGGCTTCACCAGATGCACTACATTGGGCACCAGCATTACCTAAAACGCGTTCTGGTAAAATCATGCGCCGTATTTTAAGAAAAATTGCGGCAAACGAGCTTGATAGTTTAGGTGATACGTCAACCTTGGCTGAACCTGCTGTGGTAGATCAGTTAATTGCTACAGTTTATCCCGATAAGCAAAAGTAA
- the sfnG gene encoding dimethylsulfone monooxygenase SfnG, giving the protein MTQLQQPIKFAYWVPNVSGGLVVSNIEQRTDWSYDYNVRLAQAAEKNGFEYALTQIRFTAGYGAENQHESVSFSHALLAKTEKLKVIAAILPGPWKPALAAKQLATIDYLTEGRIAINVVSGWFRGEFDAIGEEWPEHDERYVRSEEFIRTLKGIWTTDNYSFDGKYYQFQNYTLKPKPLQKPYIEVFQGGSSRAARDMASRVSDWYFTNGNTVEEIQKQVEDIRTKAKANNHQVKIGVNAFIIARDTEEEAKAVLHEIIDKANTEAVNAFGDATREAGAASPEQQGNWAKSTFEDLVQYNDGFKTNLIGTPQQIAERIVALKHVGVDLILSGFLHFIEEVEYFGEKVLPLVRQLELQQEKEVEIQAKSA; this is encoded by the coding sequence ATGACGCAATTACAACAACCGATTAAATTTGCTTATTGGGTACCAAACGTAAGCGGTGGCCTTGTGGTGAGTAATATCGAACAGCGTACAGATTGGAGTTATGACTACAATGTTCGACTTGCACAAGCTGCCGAAAAAAATGGTTTTGAATATGCGCTCACTCAAATTCGTTTTACGGCGGGCTATGGGGCAGAAAACCAGCATGAATCAGTAAGTTTCAGCCATGCATTACTTGCAAAAACTGAGAAACTTAAAGTGATTGCGGCTATTCTGCCCGGCCCTTGGAAACCGGCACTGGCAGCTAAACAGCTGGCTACAATTGATTATCTCACCGAAGGCCGAATTGCTATTAATGTGGTGAGTGGCTGGTTCAGAGGGGAATTTGATGCCATTGGTGAAGAGTGGCCAGAGCATGACGAACGCTATGTCCGTTCAGAAGAATTTATTCGCACTTTAAAAGGGATTTGGACCACCGATAACTATAGTTTCGATGGTAAATACTATCAGTTCCAAAACTACACACTTAAACCAAAACCTTTGCAAAAGCCTTATATTGAAGTTTTCCAAGGTGGTAGCTCACGTGCTGCACGCGACATGGCCTCTCGCGTATCTGACTGGTATTTTACCAACGGTAATACAGTTGAAGAAATTCAAAAACAAGTTGAAGATATTCGCACAAAAGCAAAAGCCAATAACCATCAGGTTAAAATTGGGGTAAATGCTTTCATTATTGCAAGAGATACCGAAGAAGAAGCAAAAGCGGTACTTCATGAAATTATTGATAAAGCCAACACTGAAGCGGTAAATGCATTTGGAGATGCCACACGTGAAGCGGGTGCAGCTTCACCAGAGCAACAAGGCAACTGGGCAAAATCAACTTTTGAAGACTTGGTTCAATATAACGACGGTTTTAAAACCAATTTAATTGGTACACCTCAGCAAATTGCAGAGCGTATTGTGGCGCTTAAACATGTAGGTGTTGATCTGATTCTTTCCGGTTTCTTACATTTTATTGAAGAGGTGGAGTATTTCGGAGAAAAAGTTTTACCGCTCGTTCGTCAGTTAGAACTTCAACAGGAAAAGGAGGTAGAAATCCAAGCTAAATCAGCCTAA
- the msuE gene encoding FMN reductase: MTGIASSKPLNIVAVSGGLNTPSKTESLVQAILDELSEATDIKVHFIKLSEIGPLLGGAFYRNQLPQRVQDDLAAVEAADALIVGTPVYRASFTGLFKHFFDFVEQTALVDVPVLLAASGGSDRHALVLEHQLRPLFSFFQAQTLPIGVYATDRDFTPEYTVKSEQLSDRITLAVARALPILEWAPAKGKRAEVIKSKSQQANQELGINKQIEQEEVLPSAAVPNLDAAESRLHHKSGKSLTHVA; the protein is encoded by the coding sequence ATGACTGGTATCGCATCATCAAAACCTTTAAATATTGTTGCCGTTTCTGGTGGATTAAATACGCCATCTAAAACCGAAAGTCTGGTTCAAGCCATTCTTGATGAATTATCCGAAGCAACCGATATTAAAGTTCATTTTATTAAATTAAGTGAAATCGGACCATTACTAGGCGGTGCATTTTACCGCAACCAACTTCCACAGCGTGTACAAGATGACCTTGCAGCAGTTGAAGCAGCAGATGCCTTAATTGTAGGTACTCCTGTTTACCGTGCTTCTTTTACAGGTCTTTTCAAGCATTTCTTCGATTTTGTTGAACAAACTGCGTTGGTTGACGTGCCTGTACTTTTGGCAGCATCAGGCGGTAGTGATCGCCATGCCTTGGTACTCGAACATCAACTTCGCCCATTGTTTAGTTTCTTCCAAGCACAAACTTTACCGATTGGTGTTTATGCGACAGATCGTGACTTTACCCCTGAATATACAGTGAAAAGCGAGCAATTATCTGACCGTATCACGCTAGCAGTAGCACGTGCATTGCCAATTTTAGAATGGGCGCCAGCAAAAGGTAAACGTGCTGAAGTTATCAAATCCAAATCTCAGCAAGCAAATCAAGAGCTTGGTATTAACAAGCAAATTGAGCAAGAAGAAGTATTACCTTCAGCAGCTGTACCAAATCTTGATGCAGCAGAATCTCGCTTACATCATAAATCTGGCAAATCATTAACACATGTTGCCTAA
- a CDS encoding PAS domain-containing hybrid sensor histidine kinase/response regulator has translation MNSWLIIGVLTLYIALLFVCAFFGEKHASRLGTRGRMFLFSLTLGVYCSSWTFYGATGAAVREGVIFLPIYLGPLLFVWFGYDIWRRLGRVRQHHAISSIADFVAARYGKSGVLASLVTILAVIAIIPYLALQLRAIALSTSVIMEQSSHIHTTTNSVLLLTSVLAILAMIFGTRQIANTEQHGGLMLAVAFESFVKLFALLCVALFFIFESPANLSQMTSDVNQTFQEVQLFGVPETFWIQTLLAGLAIICLPRQFHVAVVELRDEKHIRGARKWFAIYLLLTIFAIIPIASWALHAAPKFLTVPDVAVLSLPLSYNQEWLALLAFLGGFSASTGMLLVSSVALSIMLSNDLIMPALWRFKLLSRHDKHLPKVLKFSRRISIIAVMLLGFLFFHFFNDINQLSVFGLLAFSAVAQFAPALIGGLYWRGGSRQGVYAGLIVGFLMWSYTLLFPTILRSLPEIYQHTAQNILLFGPFGINALRPESLFGFESFAPLTHGVIWSLGLNILLYIWISKLYRPSVAEQIQAESFFYYETKPLPSPHTSTDLTYLPHDAARLKVGDLFALAKRITGEQPTTQAFENFCEQNHLTLNPNSIANGMWWRFTEQYLAGIIGAASARTLLTTAMINNGLALGQVANILDQASQWQRFNQNLLMTMIDHMTQGVSVVDKNMCLVAWNNQYLKLFGYPKDLVYVGCPIADLIRYNAERGECGPGSVEEHVRKRLHWMKVGSAHEFERIRKDGRVIQMRGNPISGGGFVTTFADITAFRANEAVLEARVKDRTQQLADALSEQQLAREQADMANMSKSRFIAAASHDLLQPMHAARLFSTVLEQSISTEQDRQTLQQLDRALYGAESMLSALLDIARLEGGSIQPKRQPYPLHDLLSDLELQFKSIAAQRNISLKVHDVSFWIDTDPQWIRRIIQNFVSNALRYTAKGRVVVGVLRSAQQSGHIRIGVWDTGPGIAEEQRIKLFQEFERCGHLSPWGEQGLGLGLAIVQRMTGLLNYPVHVYSELGKGSCFMIEVPIVEPPKVTTSTVQAVPLKTKAYRILCLDNDETILEGMSSLLGRWGYQVFKATEPEQALEIIQKENIQVWLIDQHLNNNQLGVDFIIQNRQEDVPVALITADSHPELPQQLKDLNIVLLKKPLKPASLRAWLSGLKIASTTD, from the coding sequence CTCTTATTTGTCTGGTTTGGCTATGACATCTGGCGACGTTTAGGCCGTGTTCGACAACACCATGCCATTTCATCTATTGCCGACTTTGTGGCAGCCCGCTATGGTAAAAGTGGTGTACTGGCGTCGCTAGTGACCATTCTTGCAGTGATTGCAATTATCCCCTACCTTGCGTTACAGCTACGTGCGATTGCTTTAAGTACTTCTGTGATTATGGAGCAAAGCTCGCACATTCATACCACCACAAATAGCGTGTTATTACTCACCAGTGTACTTGCCATCTTGGCTATGATTTTTGGTACAAGGCAGATTGCAAATACAGAACAACACGGTGGTCTCATGCTTGCGGTTGCATTTGAATCTTTCGTGAAGTTATTTGCTCTACTTTGCGTCGCATTATTTTTTATTTTTGAATCGCCAGCAAACTTAAGTCAAATGACTTCTGATGTAAATCAGACCTTCCAAGAGGTACAGTTATTTGGTGTACCTGAAACTTTCTGGATTCAAACTTTATTGGCAGGCTTAGCGATTATTTGTTTACCACGTCAGTTCCACGTGGCCGTAGTTGAGTTACGCGATGAAAAACATATTCGCGGTGCCCGTAAGTGGTTTGCGATTTATCTCCTTTTAACTATTTTTGCGATTATCCCCATTGCAAGCTGGGCTTTGCATGCCGCACCGAAGTTCCTGACTGTACCTGATGTGGCTGTACTGTCTTTACCTTTAAGTTATAACCAAGAGTGGCTTGCCTTACTGGCCTTTTTAGGGGGCTTTTCAGCCTCAACAGGTATGTTACTGGTGTCATCAGTTGCTTTGTCTATTATGCTCAGTAATGACTTGATTATGCCTGCCCTGTGGCGATTCAAGTTGCTTTCACGCCACGATAAACATTTACCTAAAGTACTCAAATTTAGTCGTCGCATCAGTATTATCGCAGTCATGCTACTGGGCTTTTTATTCTTCCATTTCTTTAATGATATTAACCAGCTTTCAGTATTTGGCTTATTGGCGTTTAGTGCGGTAGCTCAGTTTGCACCAGCACTCATTGGCGGATTGTATTGGCGAGGCGGAAGTCGCCAAGGGGTCTATGCAGGACTCATTGTTGGATTTTTAATGTGGAGTTATACCTTATTATTTCCAACCATTTTACGCAGTCTGCCGGAAATCTATCAGCACACAGCCCAAAATATTTTGCTTTTCGGACCTTTTGGCATCAATGCTTTGCGTCCAGAGTCGCTATTTGGCTTTGAGTCATTTGCACCATTAACTCATGGTGTAATTTGGTCACTTGGTTTAAATATTCTTTTATATATCTGGATTTCAAAACTTTACCGCCCAAGTGTGGCTGAACAAATTCAGGCAGAAAGCTTCTTCTATTATGAAACCAAGCCTTTGCCATCACCGCATACGTCTACCGATTTAACCTATTTACCGCACGATGCCGCACGCTTAAAAGTAGGTGATCTATTTGCCTTAGCCAAAAGAATTACGGGTGAGCAGCCTACCACGCAAGCTTTTGAGAACTTTTGTGAGCAAAATCACCTCACGCTCAACCCAAATAGTATTGCCAATGGCATGTGGTGGCGTTTTACCGAGCAATATCTGGCAGGTATTATCGGTGCTGCTTCTGCACGTACTTTGCTCACCACAGCAATGATTAATAACGGCCTTGCTTTAGGGCAAGTCGCTAATATTTTAGACCAAGCCTCACAGTGGCAACGTTTTAATCAAAATCTGCTCATGACCATGATTGACCACATGACCCAAGGGGTAAGTGTGGTGGATAAAAACATGTGTTTGGTTGCATGGAATAACCAATATTTAAAACTGTTTGGGTATCCGAAAGACCTAGTCTATGTAGGTTGCCCAATTGCTGACTTGATTCGTTATAACGCTGAACGCGGCGAATGTGGTCCCGGTTCAGTCGAAGAGCATGTGCGTAAACGTCTACACTGGATGAAAGTAGGGAGCGCGCATGAGTTCGAACGTATTCGTAAAGATGGCCGTGTAATTCAAATGCGAGGTAACCCAATTTCGGGTGGTGGCTTTGTGACAACCTTTGCTGACATTACTGCCTTCCGTGCCAACGAAGCAGTCCTTGAAGCTCGCGTAAAAGATCGAACACAACAGCTCGCAGATGCTTTATCAGAACAACAGCTTGCGCGCGAACAAGCCGACATGGCCAATATGTCAAAAAGCCGATTTATTGCAGCGGCAAGCCATGACCTATTACAACCAATGCATGCTGCTCGTCTGTTTAGTACTGTTCTTGAGCAAAGTATTTCGACAGAACAAGACCGTCAAACTTTGCAGCAACTTGATCGAGCACTTTATGGCGCAGAAAGTATGCTGTCTGCCCTACTCGATATCGCTCGTTTAGAAGGTGGTAGTATTCAGCCAAAAAGACAGCCCTATCCTCTACATGATTTGCTCAGTGATCTTGAGTTACAGTTTAAATCGATTGCAGCACAGCGAAACATCTCTCTAAAAGTTCATGATGTATCTTTCTGGATCGATACCGACCCGCAGTGGATTCGCCGTATTATTCAAAACTTTGTGAGTAATGCTTTACGTTATACCGCCAAGGGTCGAGTGGTGGTGGGCGTACTCCGCTCTGCTCAGCAATCTGGACATATTCGCATTGGGGTTTGGGATACTGGACCGGGTATTGCCGAAGAACAACGAATTAAATTGTTCCAAGAGTTTGAACGCTGTGGGCATTTATCACCTTGGGGTGAACAAGGCTTAGGACTCGGACTGGCCATCGTACAACGTATGACAGGTTTACTAAATTATCCGGTTCATGTTTACTCAGAGTTGGGCAAAGGTTCATGTTTTATGATTGAAGTGCCTATTGTTGAACCACCAAAAGTTACGACTTCGACTGTACAAGCAGTGCCTTTAAAAACTAAAGCCTACCGGATTTTATGTTTAGACAACGATGAAACTATTCTTGAAGGTATGAGTAGTTTATTAGGCCGATGGGGCTATCAGGTGTTCAAAGCCACCGAACCCGAGCAGGCTTTAGAAATTATTCAAAAAGAAAATATACAGGTTTGGTTGATTGACCAACATTTAAATAACAATCAACTTGGTGTTGATTTTATTATTCAAAATCGCCAAGAAGATGTACCAGTGGCTTTAATTACAGCAGACTCTCACCCAGAGTTACCGCAGCAATTAAAAGATCTGAATATCGTTTTACTCAAAAAACCGCTTAAACCCGCTTCATTAAGAGCTTGGTTATCTGGACTTAAAATTGCCAGCACAACAGACTAA
- a CDS encoding DUF805 domain-containing protein — translation MFAQTPSSLPPQLPFKDSPFSIHGRFNRMSYLGGYGLIYLVTLMGYFILASFLGSFQLSSDLFNFEFYSSLSGISALVAWAFWLFLIYLNIILVVRRLHDLNKSGWMGLLIFIPLVQFFFMLYLLLASGTAGPNQYGPVRSSTFIEKLMAWFILFIILVTVISTAGFFYYFWGTGTLETPTQILQKGTQYF, via the coding sequence ATGTTTGCCCAAACTCCCTCTTCTCTTCCTCCTCAACTCCCGTTTAAAGATAGCCCTTTTTCAATTCATGGACGCTTTAATCGCATGAGTTATTTGGGTGGATATGGGCTGATTTATTTAGTCACCCTTATGGGCTATTTCATTTTAGCTTCATTTCTTGGGAGCTTTCAGCTTTCTAGTGATCTGTTTAATTTTGAATTTTATAGCTCTCTTTCCGGTATAAGTGCTTTAGTAGCCTGGGCTTTTTGGCTATTTCTCATCTATCTCAATATTATTCTTGTTGTTCGACGTCTACACGATTTAAATAAAAGTGGCTGGATGGGACTACTCATATTTATTCCATTAGTACAGTTCTTTTTTATGCTTTATTTATTACTTGCCTCAGGTACAGCAGGTCCAAATCAGTATGGCCCTGTCAGATCTTCAACCTTTATAGAAAAACTGATGGCTTGGTTTATTCTATTCATTATTTTGGTTACTGTTATTTCTACCGCAGGATTTTTTTACTACTTCTGGGGTACAGGCACGCTAGAAACACCTACACAAATCTTACAAAAAGGAACGCAATACTTTTAA